A DNA window from Nitrospira sp. contains the following coding sequences:
- a CDS encoding Ketosteroid isomerase (MaGe:77307615): MKEQPMPLSPDEIRDRVDRYFAAWHALDPTAWTACFDPDAVSHEPYGAAPVQGHTALKALFHSIAGALREVTIHAQETHIAHNRAAVVFHGQGIGRNGKPVDIHGIDVFEFNEDGRIQTLWAYWDPATVLAKLRA, encoded by the coding sequence ATGAAAGAACAACCGATGCCGCTCTCACCCGACGAGATTCGCGACCGCGTCGATCGCTATTTTGCCGCCTGGCATGCCCTTGATCCCACGGCCTGGACAGCCTGTTTCGACCCCGATGCCGTCAGCCATGAACCCTACGGAGCCGCGCCGGTTCAAGGACATACCGCGTTGAAGGCTCTCTTTCACTCCATCGCCGGCGCCCTGCGGGAAGTAACCATTCACGCGCAAGAAACGCACATCGCTCACAATCGCGCCGCCGTCGTTTTTCATGGCCAGGGAATCGGAAGGAATGGGAAGCCGGTCGACATACACGGAATCGATGTCTTCGAGTTCAACGAAGACGGACGGATTCAGACGCTCTGGGCCTACTGGGATCCCGCCACCGTCCTGGCAAAACTGCGAGCCTGA
- a CDS encoding conserved exported protein of unknown function (Evidence 4 : Unknown function but conserved in other organisms; MaGe:77307616), whose protein sequence is MGINQILPVMMLVALTVANPAFSDTTPPPEPSHTWECPQADGTVVYTNKEKPGCRAMALKPLSVVPSLDDMPLIPRSIGVPSHRAPNAQDGPTSSTQRVPDWAKDWHASATGSRGDICGLYWEWVRLNEKTRGGFFFGSDPSYGGDPTGRNQRGASYSFYDNARYMALNRIFATGFIPVGCQ, encoded by the coding sequence ATGGGGATCAACCAGATACTTCCCGTCATGATGCTGGTGGCGTTGACTGTTGCAAACCCTGCATTCAGCGATACCACGCCTCCGCCGGAGCCGTCTCACACATGGGAATGTCCGCAAGCCGATGGCACAGTGGTGTATACGAATAAAGAAAAGCCTGGTTGCCGGGCGATGGCGCTGAAGCCATTGTCGGTGGTTCCTTCATTGGACGACATGCCGCTCATTCCCCGCTCAATCGGTGTTCCGTCCCACCGCGCGCCCAACGCTCAAGATGGCCCAACCAGTAGCACGCAGCGGGTCCCCGATTGGGCAAAGGATTGGCACGCGTCGGCGACCGGGAGCCGGGGCGACATCTGCGGCTTGTATTGGGAGTGGGTCCGGTTGAATGAAAAAACGCGGGGCGGCTTCTTTTTTGGATCCGACCCGTCGTACGGCGGCGATCCGACCGGCCGAAATCAGCGAGGGGCGAGCTATTCGTTTTACGACAATGCGCGGTACATGGCGTTGAACCGGATTTTTGCAACGGGGTTCATTCCGGTCGGCTGCCAGTAG
- a CDS encoding Beta-phosphoglucomutase (MaGe:77307617), whose protein sequence is MIRAILFDFNGVIADDEAAHVECFCRALQEFDLSLSKAEYYGTYLGMDERTCTALLLTARDGTCDAGRHPELVQQIQDRKAELFRFHFAAHKPELFPGVIEFVQAARSLCPLAIVSGGRREQIDRALRGTAIERVIELIVSADDCPVGKPDPAIYLLALKRLNGATQPLLRPEECLVVEDSKAGIRAARAAGMPVVGLATTYSASELCEAGCVLPSLAGVEPEALLRQFD, encoded by the coding sequence GTGATTCGCGCGATCCTATTCGATTTCAATGGCGTCATCGCGGACGATGAGGCGGCGCATGTGGAGTGTTTCTGCCGGGCGCTCCAGGAATTTGATCTGTCCCTATCCAAGGCCGAGTATTACGGGACGTATCTGGGGATGGATGAGCGGACCTGTACCGCGTTGTTGCTCACGGCGCGCGACGGGACATGCGACGCCGGGCGTCACCCTGAGCTGGTTCAGCAGATTCAGGACCGGAAGGCCGAATTATTCCGGTTCCATTTTGCCGCGCACAAGCCCGAACTGTTTCCCGGTGTGATTGAGTTTGTGCAAGCCGCCCGGTCGTTGTGCCCGCTTGCTATTGTGTCCGGCGGCCGGCGCGAGCAGATTGACCGGGCGCTGCGCGGGACCGCGATCGAACGGGTTATCGAACTGATTGTATCGGCCGACGACTGCCCGGTTGGGAAGCCCGATCCTGCCATTTATCTTTTGGCCTTGAAGCGGCTGAACGGCGCCACGCAGCCGCTCTTGAGGCCTGAGGAGTGTCTGGTCGTTGAAGATTCAAAGGCGGGCATTCGAGCGGCTCGGGCTGCAGGAATGCCCGTTGTTGGACTGGCGACGACGTATTCGGCCAGTGAGTTATGCGAGGCAGGTTGCGTCCTGCCGTCGCTGGCCGGAGTCGAGCCGGAGGCGCTGCTGCGACAGTTTGACTAA
- a CDS encoding Sodium:proton exchanger (MaGe:77307618), with protein MTDYSILSNLLVIFTVSIAVVFVFHQFRLPSIAGFLVAGALIGPHGFNLISDSSAVQALAEIGVVLLLFTIGIEFSLVQLTSLRRLLFIAAPIQVGGVVAITWAGAMLAGVPWQQGIFWGFLLSLSSTAIVLKALAANGDSESLHGRATIGILVFQDLAVVAMILLTPILSSPSEGAAFSILLTLGKAVIVVGLIVAGAWYLVPKLLEHIVRSRSRELFLLTIIVLCLGIAWLTSLGGLSLALGAFIAGLIISESEFSHQAMAEVLPFRDSFNSLFFVSIGILMDWRILLQYPVIVTGLLAAILVIKFVAGAGAVLAVAIPPRSAVMAGVALAQVGEFSFILAQVGQENKLLTGTPYQIFLAVSVCSMIITPFLMQWSPHLARRIEAMQRLHHWLPERTTAHVLETEGRHLRIKDHVVIVGYGLNGRNLARVLSETEVPYIALDLDGDTVQRETKHGLPLYYGDATNPTVLRHVKIESARVLVVAISDPFMARRTVQIARGLNPKLHIVVRTRYLRELEELHQLGADDVVPEEFETSIEIFALVLRTYNMPQEFVMRKAEQVRREGYALLRRSDLPELAHHLRGGTLSDVEVETCRIEEGSPAAGKLLSQLALRPMTGASIIAWTRAGVTESNPSEKTKLLPGDIVVLLGARDQIRRAMELILPAESKEQ; from the coding sequence ATGACCGACTACAGCATCCTCAGTAATCTGCTGGTTATTTTCACGGTCTCCATTGCCGTCGTCTTTGTCTTTCATCAATTCCGGCTGCCCTCGATCGCGGGATTTCTGGTGGCCGGAGCGCTGATCGGCCCTCATGGCTTCAACTTGATCTCCGACTCCAGCGCCGTCCAAGCCCTGGCTGAAATCGGCGTCGTCCTGCTGCTGTTCACCATCGGCATCGAGTTTTCGCTCGTGCAGCTGACCTCCCTGCGGCGCCTGCTCTTCATTGCCGCGCCGATTCAAGTCGGCGGCGTCGTCGCCATCACCTGGGCCGGAGCGATGCTCGCCGGGGTGCCCTGGCAGCAAGGCATCTTCTGGGGATTTCTCCTTTCGCTCAGCAGCACCGCCATCGTCTTGAAAGCGCTCGCGGCAAACGGCGACAGCGAATCGCTTCACGGACGCGCCACCATCGGCATTCTCGTCTTCCAAGACCTGGCCGTGGTCGCGATGATCCTCCTGACGCCGATTCTGTCCAGTCCCAGCGAAGGCGCCGCGTTCTCCATCCTCCTCACGCTGGGCAAGGCCGTGATCGTCGTCGGCCTGATCGTGGCCGGCGCCTGGTATCTCGTGCCAAAACTTCTTGAACATATTGTCCGCAGCCGCAGCCGCGAACTCTTCCTCCTCACGATCATCGTCCTGTGCCTCGGCATCGCCTGGCTGACGTCGCTGGGCGGCCTCTCGCTGGCGCTGGGCGCCTTTATCGCCGGACTCATTATTTCCGAATCGGAATTCAGCCACCAGGCCATGGCGGAAGTGCTGCCCTTTCGGGACAGTTTCAACAGCCTCTTCTTCGTGTCCATCGGCATTCTGATGGACTGGCGAATCTTGCTCCAATATCCCGTCATCGTCACCGGCCTGCTCGCCGCCATCCTGGTCATCAAATTCGTCGCCGGGGCCGGGGCGGTGCTCGCCGTCGCCATTCCTCCGCGTTCAGCCGTCATGGCCGGCGTGGCGCTCGCGCAGGTCGGCGAGTTCAGCTTCATCCTCGCGCAAGTCGGACAAGAAAATAAATTGCTGACCGGAACCCCCTATCAAATCTTCCTGGCCGTCTCCGTCTGTTCGATGATCATTACCCCGTTCCTCATGCAATGGTCCCCGCACCTCGCCCGGCGGATTGAAGCGATGCAGCGTCTCCACCACTGGCTTCCCGAGCGAACGACCGCCCATGTGCTCGAAACGGAAGGGCGGCATCTCCGAATCAAAGATCATGTCGTGATCGTGGGCTACGGGTTGAACGGCCGCAATCTCGCGCGCGTGCTGAGCGAAACGGAAGTGCCGTACATCGCGCTGGATCTCGACGGCGATACCGTGCAACGGGAAACCAAGCACGGGCTTCCGCTGTATTACGGCGATGCGACGAATCCGACCGTGCTGCGCCACGTCAAGATCGAAAGCGCGCGGGTGCTGGTCGTGGCGATTTCAGACCCCTTCATGGCCAGGCGCACCGTGCAAATCGCCAGAGGGTTGAACCCAAAACTGCATATCGTGGTGCGCACCCGCTATCTGCGCGAGCTGGAAGAGCTCCATCAGCTCGGCGCCGACGACGTCGTACCGGAGGAGTTTGAAACGTCGATTGAGATCTTTGCGCTCGTGCTCCGCACCTATAACATGCCGCAAGAATTCGTCATGCGAAAGGCCGAGCAGGTGCGCCGGGAAGGCTATGCCCTCTTGCGCCGGAGCGACTTGCCTGAGCTGGCGCATCATCTTCGCGGAGGCACCCTCAGCGATGTGGAAGTAGAGACCTGCCGGATTGAAGAAGGTTCGCCGGCGGCCGGGAAACTGCTCTCCCAACTGGCGCTGCGACCCATGACCGGCGCTTCGATCATTGCCTGGACCAGGGCGGGGGTAACCGAGTCGAACCCATCGGAAAAAACCAAGCTGCTCCCCGGCGATATTGTGGTCCTCCTCGGCGCACGGGATCAGATCCGCCGGGCGATGGAACTGATCCTGCCAGCCGAATCCAAAGAACAATAG
- a CDS encoding Rieske iron-sulfur protein (MaGe:77307619) produces MNTALEQDPAPVRSPPLLGFWYAAATSSDVAPGAMKGVVLLSTPILLCRTKDGRVSAMLDLCPHRGMPLSFGRMEGDRVECYYHGWQFEADGRCAAIPSLVSDSPIDPKKICVTSYPCQDQDGYIWVYMADSRYPDRPIPPLMRHPLPSSPYLMFQHSQMLSSTLDDGVVGLMDPAHGPYVHQSSLWRKPASQHDKAKTFEPIPNGFRMIGHAPSKNSPPYQLLKWVSGGGELTTTIDFVLPNQRYEFIQCGSLWVSIRVLMTPITEHETRMDFCAAWNAFRWLPFGKSIFRYFAKGFLAQDKVAMDRQSIGLKHKPPFRLVGDADQQAKWYHKLKVAHVASLQTGQPFDHPLKGPVTLRWRS; encoded by the coding sequence ATGAACACCGCTCTCGAACAGGATCCCGCACCGGTACGCAGTCCTCCGCTATTGGGCTTCTGGTATGCGGCCGCGACCAGTTCCGATGTGGCTCCGGGCGCCATGAAGGGCGTCGTGCTGCTCAGCACGCCGATTCTTCTTTGCCGCACCAAGGATGGCCGTGTCTCCGCGATGCTCGACCTCTGTCCCCATCGTGGCATGCCTCTGTCCTTTGGGCGGATGGAGGGGGATCGGGTGGAGTGTTACTATCACGGCTGGCAATTTGAGGCGGATGGGCGCTGCGCCGCGATTCCCTCATTGGTCAGCGATTCTCCGATCGATCCGAAAAAGATCTGTGTCACCTCTTATCCCTGCCAGGATCAGGATGGGTATATCTGGGTGTATATGGCGGACAGCCGCTATCCTGACCGGCCGATTCCTCCGTTGATGCGCCATCCGCTTCCGTCGAGCCCCTATCTGATGTTCCAGCATTCGCAGATGCTCTCCAGCACGCTCGATGACGGCGTGGTGGGGCTGATGGATCCGGCACATGGCCCCTATGTGCATCAGAGCAGCTTGTGGCGCAAGCCAGCCAGCCAGCACGACAAGGCGAAGACGTTCGAGCCGATTCCGAACGGATTTCGGATGATCGGCCATGCGCCGTCGAAGAACAGCCCGCCGTATCAACTGTTGAAATGGGTGTCAGGAGGGGGAGAGCTCACGACGACCATCGATTTCGTGTTGCCGAATCAGCGGTATGAGTTCATCCAGTGCGGATCGCTGTGGGTCTCGATCCGAGTCCTGATGACGCCGATTACGGAACATGAAACCCGCATGGATTTCTGCGCGGCCTGGAACGCCTTTCGCTGGCTGCCGTTCGGCAAGTCGATTTTCAGATACTTCGCCAAGGGTTTTCTGGCGCAAGATAAAGTGGCGATGGACCGCCAGTCGATCGGGCTCAAGCACAAACCGCCGTTCCGCCTGGTCGGCGATGCCGACCAGCAAGCCAAGTGGTATCACAAGCTGAAGGTGGCCCATGTTGCGTCACTTCAGACTGGCCAGCCGTTCGACCATCCGCTCAAAGGACCGGTCACGCTGCGCTGGAGAAGTTAG
- a CDS encoding hypothetical protein (Evidence 4 : Unknown function but conserved in other organisms; MaGe:77307620), whose translation MQMTQIEPSATLAQLQESKPDRVTIVLLSGDLDKAMAAFIIATGAAAMGMQVTVFFTFWGLNTIRKKGATSSAKDWLRRMFGSLNKGGADNLPLSRFHFGGLGTSMMKLVMKQNRMPGVPELMETALDLGVRFIACTTTMGLMGITKDTLIDGIDQFAGVTTYLAEAKQGSVNLFI comes from the coding sequence ATGCAGATGACGCAAATAGAGCCTTCCGCCACGCTGGCGCAGTTACAGGAATCGAAACCGGACAGAGTGACCATCGTCCTCCTGAGCGGCGACTTAGACAAAGCCATGGCCGCCTTCATCATCGCCACCGGCGCCGCCGCCATGGGCATGCAGGTCACCGTCTTCTTCACCTTCTGGGGATTGAATACCATCCGCAAGAAAGGAGCCACCAGCTCGGCCAAAGACTGGCTGCGCCGCATGTTCGGCTCCTTGAACAAGGGCGGCGCCGACAATCTTCCCCTCTCGCGATTCCATTTCGGCGGGCTCGGCACCAGCATGATGAAACTCGTGATGAAGCAAAACCGGATGCCGGGAGTCCCCGAGTTGATGGAAACGGCGCTCGATCTGGGCGTGCGCTTCATCGCCTGCACCACAACAATGGGGCTCATGGGCATCACCAAGGACACGCTGATCGACGGGATCGATCAATTCGCCGGAGTCACGACCTATCTGGCGGAAGCCAAACAGGGCAGCGTCAACCTCTTCATATAA